In one window of Erinaceus europaeus chromosome 17, mEriEur2.1, whole genome shotgun sequence DNA:
- the LOC103110415 gene encoding olfactory receptor 5B3-like: MENKTDMTEFFLVGLTNTPELQIPFFVMFTLIYLITLIGNLGMVLLILMDPRLHIPMYFFLSNLSLVDFCYSSTVTPKVMAGFLIGDKIISYNACAAQLFFFAVFATAENFLLAAMAFDRYSAVCRPLHYTTIMTTSMCVRLVIGCYVFGFLTAAVQVGDIFSLSFCISNVIHHFFCDIPVVMSLTCSDNRIGELILLLMSSLNIFFAVIVILISYLFIFVTILKMHSSEGYQKAFSTCASHLATVAIFYGTVTIMYLQPSSSHSMDTDKLASVFYTMVIPMLNPMVYSLRNKEVKNAFTKMIEKAKSSLGLHF, from the coding sequence ATGGAGAATAAAACAGATATGACTGAATTCTTCCTGGTTGGACTGACCAATACCCCAGAACTGCAGATTCCTTTCTTTGTAATGTTCACCCTCATCTACCTCATCACTCTGATAGGGAACCTGGGGATGGTCTTGTTGATTTTGATGGACCCTCGTCTTCATATTCCCATGTATTTTTTCCTCAGTAACCTTTCTCTGGTGGACTTTTGTTACTCCTCAACCGTCACTCCAAAGGTGATGGCTGGCTTCCTTATAGGAGATAAAATTATCTCTTACAATGCATGTGCGGCTCAGCTGTTCTTCTTTGCAGTCTTTGCAACTGCAGAAAATTTTCTCTTGGCTGCAATGGCTTTTGATCGCTACTCAGCAGTGTGTAGGCCCCTCCACTACACCACCATCATGACAACAAGTATGTGTGTACGTTTGGTCATAGGCTGCTATGTTTTTGGTTTCCTGACTGCTGCTGTTCAAGTGGGAGACATATTTAGTCTctctttctgcatttctaatgtgATCCATCACTTTTTCTGTGACATTCCAGTAGTCATGAGTCTGACTTGCTCTGATAATCGTATTGGTGAGCTGATCCTCCTTCTTATGTCAAGCTTGAATATATTTTTTGCAGTTATAGTGATTTTGatttcctacctcttcatatttGTCACCATTTTGAAGATGCACTCATCTGAGGGATACCAGAAGGCCTTTTCCACCTGTGCTTCTCACCTAGCAACTGTTGCCATATTTTATGGGACTGTTACCATCATGTACTTACAGCCAAGTTCCAGTCACTCCATGGACACAGACAAACTTGCATCTGTGTTCTACACTATGGTGATTCCCATGTTGAATCCTATGGTTTATAGCCTGAGAAATAAAGAAGTCAAGAATGCATTTACAAAAATGATTGAGAAGGCAAAATCTTCTCTAGGTTTACATTTTTAG
- the LOC132533831 gene encoding olfactory receptor 5B3-like produces MMNSTEVMEFILLGLTDDPHLQIPLFIMFTLIYLITLVGNLGMVVLILLDSHLHTPMYFFLCNLSLVDFCYSTAVTPRVMTGFLLSDKVISYNACAAQMFFFGAFGTVENFLLASMAYDRFAAVCKPLHYTTTMTTRMCAFLITVSYIYGFLNSSIHTGDTFSLSFCRSNVVHHFFCDIPAVMVLSCSDRHVSELVLVSVVSFNIFFALLVILISYTLIFITILKMPSSSGYQKALSTCASHFVAVSIFYGTIIFMYLQPSSSHSMDTDKMSSVFYTMIIPMLNPIVYSLRNREVKTAFMKVILKTEFSSG; encoded by the coding sequence ATGATGAACAGTACAGAAGTGATGGAGTTCATCCTCCTGGGACTGACAGATGACCCACATCTACAGATTCCACTCTTTATAATGTTCACCCTCATCTACCTCATCACTCTGGTCGGGAATCTGGGAATGGTTGTGTTGATTCTGTTGGACTCTCACCTTCACACTCCCATGTACTTTTTTCTGTGTAACTTATCTCTGGTGGATTTTTGCTACTCTACAGCCGTCACCCCCAGGGTCATGACTGGGTTTCTTCTAAGTGACAAGGTCATCTCCTACAATGCATGCGCTGCTCAGATGTTCTTCTTTGGAGCATTTGGCACTGTGGAAAATTTCCTGTTGGCATCAATGGCCTATGACCGCTTTGCAGCAGTCTGCAAACCCCTCCATTACACCACCACCATGACTACAAGGATGTGTGCATTTTTGATCACTGTATCCTATATCTATGGTTTCTTGAATTCTTCAATCCATACTGGGGATACCTTCAGTCTGTCTTTCTGTAGGTCTAATGTGGTCCATCACTTCTTCTGTGATATTCCAGCTGTCATGGTTCTCTCTTGCTCTGATAGGCATGTCAGTGAGTtggttctggtttctgtagtgaGTTTCAACATCTTTTTTGCTCTCTTGGTTATCTTGATATCTTACACTCTCATATTCATCACCATCCTGAAGATGCCATCATCCTCAGGATACCAGAAGGCCTTATCTACCTGTGCTTCCCACTTTGTTGCTGTTTCTATCTTCTATGGAACAATTATCTTCATGTATTTACAGCCCAGCTCCAGCCATTCCATGGACACAGACAAGATGTCGTCTGTGTTCTATACTATGATCATCCCAATGTTGAACCCAATAGTCTATAGTCTGAGGAACAGAGAAGTGAAGACTGCATTCATGAAggttattttaaaaacagaattctCTTCAgggtag
- the LOC103110416 gene encoding olfactory receptor 5B3-like, with translation MKNSTEVTEFILLGLTDDPHLQIPLFIMFTLIYLITLVGNLGMILLILLDSHLHTPMYFFLCNLSLVDFCYSTAVTPTVMAGLLLNDKVISYNACAAQMFFFGALATVENFLLASMAYDRFVAVCKPLHYMTTMTTGRCAFLATVSYICGFLNASIHAADTFSLSFCRSNVVHHFFCDFPAVMVLSCSDRHVSELVLVSVVSFNIFFALLVILISYTLIFITILKMPSSSGYQKALSTCASHFVAVSIFYGTIIFMYLQPSSSHSMDTDKMSSVFYTMIIPMLNPIVYSLRNKEVKTAFMKLFLES, from the exons ATGAAGAACAGTACAGAAGTGACAGAATTCATCCTCCTGGGACTGACAGATGACCCACATCTACAGATTCCACTCTTTATAATGTTCACCCTCATCTACCTCATCACTCTGGTTGGGAACTTGGGCATGATCTTACTGATTCTGTTGGACTCTCACCTTCACACTCCCATGTACTTTTTTCTGTGTAACTTATCTCTGGTGGATTTTTGCTACTCTACAGCCGTCACTCCCACGGTCATGGCAGGATTGCTTCTAAATGACAAGGTCATCTCCTACAATGCATGCGCTGCTCAGATGTTCTTCTTTGGAGCACTGGCCACTGTGGAAAATTTCCTGTTGGCATCAATGGCCTATGACCGCTTTGTAGCAGTCTGCAAACCCCTCCATTACATGACCACCATGACTACAGGAAGGTGCGCTTTTTTGGCCACTGTATCCTATATCTGTGGCTTCTTGAATGCTTCCATCCATGCTGCTGATACCTTCAGTCTGTCTTTCTGTAGGTCTAATGTGGTCCATCACTTCTTCTGTGATTTTCCAGCTGTCATGGTTCTCTCTTGCTCTGATAGGCATGTCAGTGAGTtggttctggtttctgtagtgaGTTTCAACATCTTTTTTGCTCTCTTGGTTATCTTGATATCTTACACTCTCATATTCATCACCATCCTGAAGATGCCATCATCCTCAGGATACCAGAAGGCCTTATCTACCTGTGCTTCCCACTTTGTTGCTGTTTCTATCTTCTATGGAACAATTATCTTCATGTATTTACAGCCCAGCTCCAGCCATTCCATGGACACAGACAAGATGTCGTCTGTGTTCTATACTATGATCATCCCAATGTTGAACCCAATAGTGTACAGTCTGAGGAACAAAGAGGTGAAGACTGCATTCATGAAG TTGTTTTTAGAGTCATGA